In a single window of the Rhodoferax saidenbachensis genome:
- a CDS encoding PLP-dependent aminotransferase family protein, with amino-acid sequence MLSELLLTEMVRLHQQDNMPLHRQLYEALRRAILDGKLAAGDRLPSSRELTQDLNLSRNTVVAALNQLCVEGYMSSRVGSGTYVNDNVPKARPRVRTHHTPRQLTGLSKRGTALSSTFCATELEIQPFTPGIADFSAFPVALWQRLQNKHWRMTYPEMLDYSSSGGHTPLRRAVADYLRVFRSVPVEVDQVIITSGTQQSLELCTQLLADHGDTVWLEDPAYWGAVKAFMATGLQLHPVSVDQHGIAPTPADEKKPPRVIYTTPSHQYPTGAVMSLARRQQILSIARTHKAWVLEDDYDSEFRFSGPPISSLAGLDQDERVLYMGSFSKVLYPGLKLGYLVVPKRLVAAFKQAHYDLNRPGQMPLQAALAEFIELGHFASALRRARQSYAERRRCLLEALQPCLGEQAQITGAEQGLHLCLRLPNTFDDKALAQRLGTAGLVVRALSAYCLHRRDAKGLVIGYGYAPLEEIKRHGPVLAKMLRAELRKGR; translated from the coding sequence ATGCTTTCAGAACTTCTGCTGACCGAGATGGTGCGTCTGCACCAGCAAGACAACATGCCGCTGCATCGGCAGTTATACGAAGCCCTGCGCCGCGCCATTCTGGATGGCAAGCTGGCAGCAGGCGACCGCCTTCCCTCCAGCCGCGAATTGACCCAGGACCTGAACCTGTCACGCAACACCGTGGTGGCCGCACTGAACCAGCTGTGTGTGGAGGGTTACATGAGCAGCCGCGTGGGCAGTGGCACCTATGTCAATGACAACGTGCCCAAAGCCCGCCCACGCGTACGCACCCACCACACGCCACGCCAGCTCACCGGCTTGTCGAAACGGGGCACCGCACTGTCGAGCACCTTTTGCGCCACCGAACTGGAGATACAGCCATTCACCCCCGGCATTGCGGACTTCAGCGCCTTTCCCGTGGCCCTGTGGCAGCGCCTGCAAAACAAACACTGGCGCATGACCTACCCCGAGATGCTGGACTACAGCTCGTCCGGCGGCCACACGCCCTTGCGCCGCGCCGTGGCGGACTACCTGCGTGTGTTCCGCAGCGTGCCGGTGGAGGTGGACCAGGTCATCATCACCAGCGGCACCCAGCAGTCACTGGAGCTCTGCACCCAGTTGCTAGCCGACCATGGCGATACCGTGTGGCTGGAAGACCCGGCCTACTGGGGCGCAGTCAAGGCCTTCATGGCGACGGGCCTGCAGCTGCACCCGGTAAGCGTAGACCAACACGGCATTGCCCCCACGCCGGCGGACGAGAAAAAACCACCTAGGGTGATCTACACCACCCCCTCACACCAGTACCCCACAGGTGCCGTCATGTCGCTGGCACGGCGACAACAAATACTGTCCATCGCACGCACGCACAAGGCTTGGGTACTGGAGGACGACTACGACAGCGAATTCCGCTTCAGCGGCCCACCGATCTCTTCACTCGCCGGTCTGGACCAGGACGAACGGGTGCTCTACATGGGCTCGTTTTCCAAGGTCTTGTACCCCGGCCTGAAGCTGGGTTATCTGGTGGTGCCCAAGCGTCTGGTCGCGGCGTTCAAACAAGCGCATTACGACCTGAACCGCCCTGGCCAAATGCCCCTGCAGGCGGCGCTGGCGGAGTTTATTGAACTGGGACATTTCGCGAGCGCTTTGCGCCGGGCCCGGCAGAGTTATGCCGAGCGCAGGCGCTGTCTGCTGGAGGCGCTGCAACCGTGCCTCGGTGAACAGGCGCAGATCACCGGAGCGGAACAGGGCCTGCATTTGTGTTTGCGCTTGCCCAACACGTTTGACGACAAGGCGCTAGCGCAGCGCCTGGGAACGGCGGGATTGGTGGTGCGAGCGCTGTCCGCGTATTGCTTGCACCGGCGTGATGCCAAAGGGCTGGTGATTGGTTATGGGTATGCGCCGCTGGAAGAGATCAAGCGGCATGGGCCGGTGTTGGCGAAGATGTTGAGGGCGGAGTTGCGGAAGGGGCGGTAA